In a single window of the Novosphingobium sp. IK01 genome:
- the accD gene encoding acetyl-CoA carboxylase, carboxyltransferase subunit beta has product MSWINRVRNALPFTPKRDTPDNLWIKCPSCSEMLFTKDYEDNQSVCPRCDHHGRIGADARLAQLMDPGFTLLPAPKVKEDPLKFRDTKKYVDRLKAARAANPHPDALTTAVGRVEGKKAVVGVQDFSFMGGSMGMAVGNAFVAGTERAIREKCPYVIVTAAGGARMQEGILSLMQMPRTTVAISRLHAAGLPYIVIITDPTTGGVTASYAMLGDVQISEPGALIGFAGQRVIQETIREQLPEGFQRAEYLHAHGMIDMVVHRHQLRANLAEVIDYLMAAKAA; this is encoded by the coding sequence ATGAGCTGGATCAACCGCGTTCGCAACGCACTTCCGTTTACCCCCAAGCGCGACACCCCCGACAACCTGTGGATCAAGTGCCCTTCGTGCAGCGAGATGCTGTTCACCAAGGACTATGAGGACAACCAGTCGGTCTGCCCGCGCTGCGACCACCATGGCCGCATCGGTGCCGACGCGCGCCTTGCCCAGCTGATGGATCCGGGCTTCACCCTGCTGCCCGCGCCCAAGGTCAAGGAAGACCCGCTCAAGTTCCGCGACACCAAGAAGTACGTGGACCGCCTCAAGGCCGCCCGCGCGGCCAATCCGCACCCCGATGCGCTGACCACGGCCGTAGGCCGGGTCGAGGGCAAGAAGGCGGTCGTGGGCGTGCAGGACTTTTCGTTCATGGGCGGCTCGATGGGCATGGCCGTGGGCAATGCCTTCGTCGCCGGGACCGAGCGCGCGATCCGCGAGAAGTGCCCTTACGTGATCGTGACCGCCGCTGGCGGCGCGCGCATGCAGGAAGGCATCCTCTCGCTGATGCAGATGCCGCGCACGACCGTGGCGATCAGCCGCCTTCACGCCGCGGGCCTGCCCTATATCGTGATCATCACCGACCCGACCACGGGCGGGGTGACGGCCAGCTATGCCATGCTGGGCGACGTGCAGATTTCCGAACCGGGCGCGCTCATCGGCTTTGCCGGGCAGCGCGTGATTCAGGAGACCATTCGCGAGCAGCTCCCCGAAGGGTTCCAGCGCGCCGAATATCTCCACGCCCACGGCATGATCGACATGGTCGTCCATCGTCACCAGCTTCGCGCCAATCTGGCCGAAGTGATCGACTACCTGATGGCCGCCAAGGCCGCCTGA
- a CDS encoding GNAT family N-acetyltransferase, with product MSAPAPALTLRRAILSDLPALRVLVERAYRGDSARKGWTHEADLLDDERTSDADLAATITAPDKRLLLALDATGLPVGTVTLIPQPTGKAYLGMLCVDPDGQGGGIGRLLLDEAARVARDELGLRAIEMTVIDRRAELVAWYERRGYVRTGETRPFPGPQPVPFAMVVLERQLA from the coding sequence GTGAGCGCGCCAGCCCCTGCGCTCACGCTGCGCCGCGCTATCCTGAGCGACCTGCCCGCCCTGCGCGTGCTGGTCGAGCGGGCCTATCGCGGCGACAGCGCCCGCAAGGGCTGGACCCACGAAGCCGACCTGCTCGACGACGAGCGCACGTCCGACGCGGACCTTGCCGCGACGATCACCGCGCCCGACAAGCGCCTGCTGCTGGCCCTCGATGCAACGGGCCTGCCCGTGGGCACGGTCACCCTGATTCCCCAGCCGACCGGCAAGGCCTATCTGGGCATGCTCTGCGTCGATCCCGATGGACAGGGCGGCGGCATCGGCCGCCTGCTGCTCGACGAAGCCGCCCGCGTGGCGCGCGACGAACTGGGTCTGCGGGCCATCGAGATGACGGTGATCGACCGCCGCGCCGAACTGGTCGCGTGGTACGAGCGGCGCGGCTATGTCCGCACCGGCGAAACGCGCCCGTTTCCCGGCCCCCAGCCGGTTCCTTTCGCGATGGTCGTGCTCGAACGCCAGCTGGCCTGA
- the trpA gene encoding tryptophan synthase subunit alpha, translating to MSSQPANRLQAAFAKGHAALVCFVTGGDPTPEATPAILDALVEGGADVIELGMPFTDPMADGPAIQNANLRALGAGTKTADILAIAKGFRERHPAVPLVLMGYANPMITRGSQWFADACADAGIDGVICVDIPSEEDPELGPALRAHGIAPIRLATPTTDAARLPTVLEGSGGFLYYVSVAGITGKQSAALASIEDAVARIKQTATIPVAVGFGVRTPEQAGGIAAVADGVVVGSALVDLVALHGADAAGPVRELTAALSAAVHAARKELA from the coding sequence GTGAGCAGCCAGCCCGCCAACCGCCTTCAGGCCGCCTTCGCCAAGGGCCACGCCGCCCTCGTCTGCTTCGTGACCGGCGGCGATCCGACGCCCGAAGCCACGCCGGCCATCCTCGACGCGCTTGTCGAAGGCGGCGCCGACGTGATCGAACTGGGCATGCCCTTCACCGATCCGATGGCCGATGGCCCGGCGATCCAGAACGCCAACTTGCGCGCGCTGGGTGCCGGCACCAAGACCGCCGACATCCTGGCCATCGCCAAGGGCTTCCGCGAACGGCACCCCGCCGTGCCGCTGGTGCTGATGGGCTATGCCAACCCGATGATCACGCGCGGCTCGCAATGGTTTGCCGATGCCTGCGCCGATGCGGGCATCGATGGCGTGATCTGCGTCGACATCCCGAGCGAGGAAGACCCCGAGCTGGGCCCGGCGCTGCGCGCGCATGGCATCGCGCCGATCCGCCTCGCCACCCCCACCACCGATGCCGCGCGTCTTCCGACCGTGCTCGAAGGCTCGGGCGGATTCCTCTATTACGTTTCCGTCGCCGGGATCACCGGCAAGCAGTCGGCCGCGCTCGCCTCGATCGAGGACGCGGTCGCCCGCATCAAGCAAACCGCCACGATCCCCGTGGCCGTGGGCTTCGGCGTGCGCACCCCCGAGCAGGCGGGCGGCATTGCCGCCGTGGCCGACGGGGTTGTCGTCGGCTCGGCCCTGGTCGATCTCGTGGCACTCCATGGCGCCGATGCCGCCGGCCCGGTGCGCGAACTTACCGCCGCCCTGAGCGCCGCCGTCCACGCCGCCCGAAAGGAACTGGCATGA
- a CDS encoding outer membrane beta-barrel protein — protein sequence MRLALLAAAGVLAAAAPAMANEARLEIHSGVIWNHDSNDATIGAAAGYDYDLNKLAFVGAEVSADKILAGVYNRVDFGFTGRAGVKINNSKLYGLAGYSTTPCRGCGGGWQFGGGVQQNLFKNFYGKIEYRHYIGDETLKADGLTAGFGVKF from the coding sequence ATGCGTCTCGCTCTTCTCGCCGCGGCCGGCGTGCTGGCTGCTGCCGCTCCCGCCATGGCCAACGAGGCCCGCCTGGAAATCCACTCGGGCGTGATCTGGAACCACGACAGCAACGACGCCACCATCGGTGCGGCTGCCGGTTACGATTACGACCTGAACAAGCTGGCTTTCGTCGGCGCCGAAGTGTCGGCCGACAAGATCCTGGCTGGCGTCTACAACCGCGTCGACTTCGGCTTCACGGGCCGCGCCGGTGTGAAGATCAACAACAGCAAGCTCTATGGCCTGGCCGGCTACAGCACCACCCCCTGCCGCGGCTGCGGCGGCGGCTGGCAGTTCGGCGGCGGCGTTCAGCAGAACCTGTTCAAGAACTTCTACGGCAAGATCGAATATCGCCACTACATCGGCGACGAAACGCTCAAGGCTGACGGTCTGACCGCTGGCTTCGGCGTGAAGTTCTGA
- the trpB gene encoding tryptophan synthase subunit beta: MTAQSPLQNSFRNQPDERGHFGQFGGRYVAETLMPLILDLETEYNRAKADPSFQAEFDDLLEHYVGRPSPLYFAPRLTEELGGAQVWFKRDELNHTGAHKINNCIGQILLAMRMGKTRIIAETGAGQHGVATATVCARFGLPCVVYMGATDVARQAPNVFRMKLLGAQVVPVTAGAGTLKDAMNEALRDWVANVHDTFYIIGTAAGPHPYPELVRDFQSVIGREARAQMLSRTGRLPDLLVAAIGGGSNAIGLFHPFLDDSSVKMLGVEAAGHGLDKDHAASLAGGRPGVLHGNKTYLLQDEDGQILEGHSISAGLDYPGIGPEHAWLRDVGRVDYTSVTDTEALEGFQLLCRTEGIIPALEPAHAIAAVRKVAPTMGKDQIILANLCGRGDKDIFAVAEHLGVKL, translated from the coding sequence ATGACCGCCCAAAGCCCGCTCCAGAACAGCTTCCGCAACCAGCCCGACGAACGCGGCCACTTTGGCCAGTTCGGTGGTCGCTATGTCGCCGAAACGCTGATGCCGCTGATCCTCGACCTCGAAACGGAATATAACCGTGCCAAGGCCGACCCGAGCTTCCAGGCCGAGTTCGACGACCTGCTCGAACACTATGTCGGCCGCCCCAGCCCGCTTTATTTCGCGCCGCGGCTGACGGAAGAGTTGGGCGGCGCCCAAGTCTGGTTCAAGCGCGACGAGCTCAACCACACCGGCGCGCACAAGATCAACAACTGCATCGGCCAGATCCTTCTGGCCATGCGCATGGGCAAGACCCGCATCATCGCCGAAACCGGCGCGGGCCAGCATGGCGTGGCGACGGCCACCGTCTGCGCGCGCTTTGGCCTGCCCTGCGTCGTCTACATGGGCGCGACCGACGTGGCGCGTCAGGCCCCCAACGTGTTCCGCATGAAGCTGCTGGGCGCACAAGTGGTGCCGGTCACGGCGGGCGCGGGCACGCTCAAGGACGCGATGAACGAGGCGCTGCGCGACTGGGTCGCCAATGTCCACGACACCTTCTACATCATCGGCACGGCCGCTGGCCCGCACCCCTATCCCGAGCTGGTCCGCGATTTCCAGAGCGTGATCGGCCGCGAGGCGCGCGCTCAGATGCTCTCGCGCACGGGCCGCCTGCCCGACCTGCTGGTGGCCGCGATCGGCGGTGGCTCGAACGCCATCGGCCTGTTCCACCCGTTCCTCGATGACAGCTCGGTGAAGATGCTGGGCGTCGAGGCGGCGGGCCACGGGCTCGACAAGGACCATGCCGCCAGCCTCGCCGGGGGCCGCCCCGGCGTGCTCCACGGCAACAAGACCTACCTGCTTCAGGACGAGGACGGCCAGATTCTCGAAGGCCACTCGATCAGCGCAGGGCTCGACTATCCCGGCATCGGCCCCGAACACGCCTGGCTGCGCGACGTGGGCCGCGTCGACTATACCTCGGTCACCGATACCGAAGCGCTCGAAGGCTTCCAGCTCCTGTGCCGGACCGAAGGGATCATCCCCGCGCTCGAACCCGCCCACGCCATCGCCGCCGTGCGCAAGGTCGCGCCCACGATGGGCAAGGACCAGATCATCCTCGCCAATCTGTGTGGCCGCGGCGACAAGGACATCTTTGCCGTTGCCGAGCATCTGGGAGTGAAGCTGTGA
- the pyrF gene encoding orotidine-5'-phosphate decarboxylase gives MSNPIYLALDLPRLDAAIALGQKVKDHVGGLKLGLEFFCAHGHHGVHEVAKIGLPIFLDLKLHDIPNTVAAAMQSIHVLQPSIVTIHAGGGRAMMEDAKAAAGEACKVVAVTVLTSLDGNDLARTGVSGTPHDQALRLADLAQEAGLDGIVCSGHEVGDIHRRWKNGYFVVPGLRPAEGKGALVGDQKRTVTPRAARDAGASVLVIGRPISRAEDPVAAARAIEATL, from the coding sequence GTGAGCAACCCGATCTATCTCGCCCTCGACCTGCCCCGCCTCGATGCCGCCATCGCCCTGGGGCAGAAGGTCAAGGATCATGTCGGCGGGCTCAAGCTGGGTCTGGAATTCTTTTGCGCCCATGGTCACCATGGCGTGCACGAAGTGGCCAAGATCGGCCTGCCGATCTTCCTCGACCTCAAGCTGCACGACATTCCCAACACGGTCGCCGCCGCCATGCAGTCGATCCACGTGCTCCAGCCCTCGATCGTCACGATCCATGCGGGCGGCGGGCGCGCGATGATGGAAGACGCCAAGGCCGCTGCGGGCGAGGCCTGCAAGGTCGTTGCGGTCACCGTGCTGACCAGCCTCGATGGCAATGACCTGGCCCGCACCGGCGTTTCGGGCACGCCCCACGACCAGGCGCTGCGCCTCGCGGATCTGGCGCAGGAAGCCGGGCTCGACGGGATCGTGTGCTCGGGCCACGAAGTGGGCGACATCCACCGCCGCTGGAAGAACGGCTATTTCGTCGTTCCCGGCCTGCGTCCCGCCGAAGGCAAGGGCGCGCTCGTCGGCGACCAGAAGCGCACGGTCACCCCGCGCGCGGCGCGCGATGCGGGCGCCTCGGTGCTGGTGATCGGCCGCCCGATCAGCCGCGCCGAAGACCCGGTGGCTGCCGCCCGCGCCATCGAAGCCACGCTGTGA
- a CDS encoding SIMPL domain-containing protein: MKRLIFAASLCALPLALGALPAQAQSVQTSPVVAPGATVLTIEAQGRSTRVPDLAVFTAGVTSEGKTASEALAANARAMNATMAALKASGIAPRDMQTSSLSVSPVYGQPRRLPDGSTQDDPVITGYRATNQVEVKQRDIARYGAVIDTLVKAGANEVSGPSFQLDKPDAAMDEARLDAVAKARARADLYARATGLKVVRVLTISESGGYNPRPQVLYARAEKMMAMAAPSPVAAGELDLTMSVSMTFELAPQ; the protein is encoded by the coding sequence ATGAAGCGCCTGATTTTCGCCGCCTCGCTCTGCGCCCTGCCCCTCGCGCTCGGGGCGCTTCCCGCGCAAGCCCAAAGCGTCCAGACTTCGCCCGTCGTCGCGCCGGGCGCCACCGTCCTGACCATCGAGGCGCAAGGCCGCTCCACCCGCGTGCCTGATCTGGCCGTGTTCACCGCGGGCGTCACCAGCGAAGGCAAGACCGCGAGCGAGGCGCTGGCCGCCAATGCCCGCGCCATGAACGCCACGATGGCCGCGCTCAAGGCCTCGGGCATTGCCCCGCGCGACATGCAGACCAGTTCACTCTCGGTCAGCCCGGTCTATGGCCAGCCGCGCCGCCTGCCCGATGGCTCGACGCAAGACGATCCCGTCATCACCGGCTATCGCGCGACCAACCAGGTCGAGGTCAAACAGCGCGACATCGCCCGCTATGGCGCGGTGATCGACACCCTCGTCAAGGCGGGGGCCAATGAAGTGAGCGGCCCCTCGTTCCAGCTCGACAAGCCCGATGCGGCGATGGACGAGGCGCGACTCGATGCCGTGGCCAAGGCCCGCGCCCGCGCCGACCTCTATGCCCGCGCCACCGGGCTCAAGGTCGTGCGCGTGCTGACCATCAGCGAAAGCGGCGGCTACAACCCCCGCCCGCAAGTGCTCTATGCGCGCGCCGAGAAGATGATGGCCATGGCCGCGCCCAGCCCGGTCGCAGCCGGTGAACTCGACCTCACCATGAGCGTGTCGATGACCTTCGAGCTTGCGCCGCAGTAA
- a CDS encoding phosphoribosylanthranilate isomerase: MPAPAIKICGINSPKALDAVLEQRADYAGLVFFPPSPRHLALRDAAMLGERAAGRTKLVGLFVDADDAMIGEALAAARLDVVQLHGKESPERVAQVKARFGVPVWKALSIASAADVAAAARYDGAADLLLFDAKAPKGAALPGGLGLVFDWSLLAARRGPTPWGLAGGLSPANVGEAVRATGTGLVDVSSGVESAPGAKDESLIRAFCRAARDA; encoded by the coding sequence ATGCCAGCCCCTGCCATCAAGATCTGCGGGATCAACAGCCCCAAGGCGCTCGACGCCGTGCTCGAACAGCGTGCCGACTATGCCGGCCTGGTGTTCTTCCCCCCCTCGCCGCGCCATCTCGCCTTGCGCGATGCGGCGATGCTGGGGGAGCGCGCCGCCGGGCGCACGAAGCTGGTCGGGCTGTTCGTCGATGCCGACGACGCCATGATCGGCGAGGCGCTGGCCGCAGCACGGCTCGATGTCGTGCAACTCCATGGCAAGGAAAGCCCTGAGCGGGTCGCGCAAGTCAAGGCGCGATTCGGGGTTCCGGTGTGGAAGGCGCTGTCGATCGCCTCGGCTGCCGACGTGGCCGCCGCCGCCCGCTATGATGGCGCCGCCGACCTGCTGCTGTTCGATGCCAAGGCCCCCAAGGGCGCGGCGCTGCCCGGCGGGCTGGGCCTCGTGTTCGACTGGTCCTTGCTCGCCGCGCGACGCGGGCCGACGCCGTGGGGGCTGGCAGGCGGGCTTTCGCCTGCCAATGTGGGCGAGGCCGTGCGGGCGACGGGCACCGGGCTTGTCGACGTGTCCTCGGGCGTGGAAAGCGCGCCGGGCGCCAAGGACGAAAGCCTGATCCGCGCCTTTTGCCGGGCCGCCCGCGACGCCTGA